The Populus alba chromosome 6, ASM523922v2, whole genome shotgun sequence genome contains a region encoding:
- the LOC118053390 gene encoding laccase-2, which translates to MGNSPRPTVLPSMAALQLLCFFIFSLVPDFAGAITRQYTFNITHKNFTRLCHTRSLVTVNGKFPGPRLVAREGDQVLVKVVNHVAENITIHWHGVRQLTSGWADGPAYVTQCPIQTGQAYTYNFTITGQRGTLLWHAHISWLRSSLYGPIIILPKLNESYPFKKPYKEIPVLFGEWFNVDPEAVIAQALQTGAGPNVSDAYTINGLPGPLYNCSAKDTYKLKVKPGKTYLLRLINAALNDELFFSIANHTLTVVEADAVYVKPFEADTLLISPGQTTNVLLKTKPHLPNATFYMFAGPYFSGVGTFDNSTTAGVLVYKHPSSNNHLKKLPTLKPTLPPFNATGFVANFTKKFRSLANAKFPANVPQTVDRKFFFTVGLGTNPCPKNTTCQGPSNNTKFAASVNNVSFVLPSVALLQSYFFGQSNGVFTSDFPQNPTTPFNYTGTPPNNTMVSNGTKAVVLTFNTSVELVMQGTSILGAESHPLHLHGFNFFVVGQGFGNYDPNKDPSNFNLVDPMERNTAGVPAGGWIAIRFLADNPGVWFMHCHLDVHTSWGLRMAWVVLDGPQPNQKIPPPPSDLPKC; encoded by the exons ATGGGCAACTCTCCGCGTCCTACAGTATTGCCTTCAATGGCAGCTCTGCAGCTcttgtgttttttcattttctctttagTGCCGGACTTTGCAGGGGCCATAACAAGGCAGTACACGTTCAAT ATCACACACAAGAATTTTACGAGATTATGCCACACAAGGAGCCTGGTGACAGTAAATGGAAAGTTCCCAGGTCCTCGCCTGGTAGCAAGGGAAGGTGATCAAGTTCTAGTTAAGGTGGTCAATCATGTTGCTGAAAATATTACCATTCACTG GCATGGAGTAAGGCAGCTAACAAGCGGATGGGCAGATGGTCCAGCTTACGTAACACAATGTCCCATACAAACTGGCCAGGCATATACGTACAATTTCACCATCACTGGGCAGAGAGGAACACTCTTGTGGCATGCTCACATTTCATGGCTAAGATCATCACTCTATGGACCCATTATTATTCTACCAAAGCTCAACGAGTCCTACCCATTTAAGAAACCCTACAAGGAAATCCCCGTTCTTTTTg GAGAATGGTTTAATGTAGACCCAGAAGCTGTAATTGCCCAGGCTCTTCAGACCGGGGCAGGTCCAAATGTTTCAGATGCGTACACCATCAATGGCCTTCCAGGGCCTTTATACAATTGTTCTGCTAAAG ATACATACAAACTGAAGGTAAAGCCGGGAAAAACCTACCTTCTCCGACTAATCAACGCTGCACTCAACGACGAGCTCTTTTTCAGCATTGCGAACCACACTCTCACCGTCGTTGAAGCTGATGCTGTTTATGTCAAGCCTTTTGAGGCTGACACGCTCCTCATCAGTCCAGGCCAAACTACAAATGTTCTACTCAAAACCAAGCCACATCTCCCTAATGCAACCTTTTACATGTTTGCCGGTCCTTATTTCTCAGGCGTGGGGACCTTTGACAACTCTACCACTGCTGGTGTCCTGGTTTATAAGCATCCATCTAGTAACAATCACTTGAAAAAGCTTCCTACACTCAAGCCAACTCTGCCACCATTCAATGCTACTGGCTTTGTTGCGAATTTCACCAAGAAATTCCGTAGCTTAGCCAACGCTAAATTTCCAGCTAATGTGCCACAAACAGTGGACAGGAAATTCTTCTTCACTGTGGGACTTGGGACTAACCCGTGCCCTAAAAATACAACCTGTCAGGGACCAAGTAATAATACGAAATTTGCTGCTTCGGTTAACAATGTTTCATTTGTATTACCCTCTGTAGCTCTTCTGCAATCCTACTTCTTCGGACAGTCAAATGGTGTCTTCACCTCCGATTTTCCTCAGAACCCAACAACACCATTCAATTATACGGGGACTCCACCAAATAATACTATGGTCAGCAATGGCACAAAAGCAGTGGTGTTAACATTCAACACGAGCGTGGAGCTGGTAATGCAGGGCACAAGCATCCTCGGTGCCGAAAGTCACCCACTCCATCTGCATGGCTTTAATTTCTTTGTGGTTGGACAAGGTTTTGGCAACTACGATCCCAACAAAGATCCTTCCAATTTTAATCTGGTCGACCCCATGGAAAGGAACACGGCGGGAGTTCCGGCTGGTGGCTGGATCGCTATTCGCTTCCTAGCGGACAATCCAG GGGTGTGGTTCATGCACTGCCATCTTGATGTGCACACTAGCTGGGGGCTACGAATGGCATGGGTAGTCTTGGATGGGCCCCAACCGAATCAAAAAATACCACCACCACCGTCAGATCTTCCAAAGTGCTGA